A genomic stretch from Musa acuminata AAA Group cultivar baxijiao unplaced genomic scaffold, Cavendish_Baxijiao_AAA HiC_scaffold_1138, whole genome shotgun sequence includes:
- the LOC135671124 gene encoding receptor-like protein EIX2: MAFTLSFSSSLFCLLGILLLHGAAVTGGCFSMEREALLDFKAGVGDTRNRLSSWTGHHCCTWKGVACDTTTGHVVMLDLRNTNITDDRALRGERMNSSLLVLSHLKHLDLSFNDFRGIRMPEFIGSFKKLRYLNLSSTRFMGGIPARLGNLSSLYVLDLSAALDFASHVDDLDWLSHLTSLKHLDLSWLVLTNVPDWFSSVNMLPSLQVLSMSSVGLDTIPASVVHVNFTSSLTVLDLSYNHFNSTLPKWLWKITSLTHLDLQNSGFHGVIPDAIGDLGSLTLLDLGFNQLEGTVPRSMVDIRRLKELHMQVNRLTGNLSDLLEQMTNLIILDLEYNLFYGSMPSSVGKFSNLTELYLAGNSVGGVLSEVHFENLTRLRLLDLHDNSITISIGQSWVPPFQLRYVDLTKCQLGPQFPEWLQFQTQMEELYLADCKIAGTMPAWFWNISSSTITALDLSNNQIGGKLPSSLKFTKLETLYLDSNRFEGPLPTMLPSTLDTLYLSNNSFTGQLPIWPHVRFVSISDNMLDGGLSSSICPWTFLESLDLSNNKLLGEIPYCLGKSLQNLYFLNLGNNHFSGEIPHTIGFLSGLWHLQLKNNSFSGELPLSLKNCIGLQFLDLAQNNFVGSITPWIGDNLQQLVVLRLRSNMFSGVVPWQLARFEKLQILDLANNNFSGSIPQNIGNLSTMRSTLQYYELCDYELDVITKGQDLYYLQCSISLMKSLDLSNNRLTGEIPKGIGDLAGLKNLNLSRNHLQSKIPREIGGMKSLESLDLSINDLSGSIPESLSTLYSLSYLNLSYNNLSGMIPSGNQLQTFIDPSIYMGNADLCGQPISKSCFNNKTTQNIIQEYKKEIPEWLWFYINMVLGYVMGFWIFCGILFLKDTWRHVYFHMIDDMYDRFRVQWHLIF, from the coding sequence ATGGCTTTCACCCTATCCTTCTCATCATCATTATTCTGCCTTTTGGGCATCCTCCTCCTCCACGGGGCAGCGGTGACAGGCGGGTGTTTTAGCATGGAGAGGGAGGCGCTGCTGGACTTCAAAGCTGGTGTCGGAGACACCCGCAACCGGCTATCTTCTTGGACAGGCCACCACTGTTGCACATGGAAGGGCGTGGCCTGCGACACCACCACTGGCCACGTCGTCATGCTCGACCTCCGGAACACAAATATTACAGATGATCGGGCATTACGCGGTGAGAGGATGAACTCGTCACTGCTTGTTTTATCTCATCTGAAGCACTTGGATCTTAGCTTCAATGATTTCAGAGGAATCCGCATGCCGGAATTCATCGGCTCCTTCAAGAAACTGAGATACCTCAATCTATCTTCTACACGATTCATGGGAGGAATACCTGCTCGGCTGGGGAACCTTTCGAGCCTCTACGTTCTTGATCTAAGTGCTGCTTTAGATTTTGCATCCCATGTTGACGACCTCGACTGGCTCTCCCATCTTACCTCCCTGAAGCACCTGGACTTGAGCTGGTTAGTTCTAACCAATGTCCCAGATTGGTTCTCATCGGTGAACATGCTGCCTTCCCTCCAAGTGTTAAGTATGTCTTCCGTTGGTCTCGATACCATCCCAGCTTCTGTTGTCCATGTCAACTTCACCTCCTCTCTTACCGTCCTTGATCTCTCCTATAATCATTTCAACTCCACCTTACCCAAATGGTTGTGGAAAATTACTAGTCTTACCCATCTTGATCTTCAGAATTCTGGGTTCCATGGCGTTATTCCTGATGCAATTGGAGACTTGGGCTCTCTTACTTTACTTGATCTAGGATTCAATCAACTCGAGGGTACCGTACCGAGATCCATGGTTGATATCCGTAGACTGAAAGAATTACATATGCAAGTCAACCGATTGACAGGAAATTTGAGCGATTTGCTAGAGCAAATGACGAATCTCATCATTTTGGATCTCGAATATAATTTATTCTACGGTTCCATGCCTTCCTCCGTTGGTAAGTTCTCTAATCTCACCGAATTGTATCTCGCTGGAAATTCTGTTGGAGGTGTCCTTTCAGAAGTTCATTTTGAGAATCTTACGAGATTGCGACTGTTGGACTTGCATGATAACTCCATCACCATATCAATTGGGCAGAGTTGGGTCCCCCCTTTCCAACTCAGATATGTAGATTTAACCAAATGTCAGTTGGGACCTCAATTTCCAGAATGGTTGCAGTTCCAAACACAGATGGAAGAATTATATTTGGCAGATTGTAAAATTGCAGGGACAATGCCCGCTTGGTTttggaatatttcatcttctaccatCACAGCTTTAGACCTTTCCAACAACCAAATAGGAGGGAAGCTGCCATCTTCTTTAAAGTTCACCAAGTTGGAAACATTATATTTGGACTCCAACAGATTTGAAGGTCCATTGCCTACGATGCTACCGTCTACACTTGATACTCTATACCTCTCCAATAATTCCTTTACTGGGCAATTGCCGATATGGCCCCATGTTAGATTTGTGTCAATCTCTGATAACATGCTTGATGGTGGTTTATCTTCATCAATCTGCCCATGGACATTTCTCGAATCCCTTGACCTTTCGAACAACAAATTACTTGGTGAGATCCCTTATTGTCTGGGAAAATCATTACAAAATCTTTATTTCTTGAATTTGGGCAACAATCACTTCTCGGGTGAAATTCCACACACGATCGGATTTTTAAGTGGGCTTTGGCATTTGCAACTAAAAAATAATAGTTTTTCAGGTGAGCTTCCTTTGTCATTGAAAAATTGTATAGGGTTACAGTTTCTTGATTTGGCTCAAAACAATTTTGTCGGAAGTATAACGCCATGGATAGGAGATAATCTACAACAACTGGTAGTGCTTCGTCTTCGTTCAAATATGTTTTCAGGAGTTGTTCCTTGGCAACTTGCTCGATTTGAAAAGCTTCAAATATTGGATCTTGCGAATAACAACTTCTCTGGTTCAATACCTCAGAACATTGGTAATTTAAGTACCATGAGATCGACATTACAATATTATGAATTATGTGATTATGAATTAGATGTCATTACAAAGGGACAAGACCTTTATTATTTACAATGCAGCATAAGTCTTATGAAAAGTTTGGATCTTTCAAACAATCGACTAACCGGAGAGATACCAAAAGGAATCGGAGACCTCGCAGGACTCAAGAACTTAAATTTGTCAAGAAATCATTTACAAAGTAAAATCCCTCGAGAGATAGGAGGAATGAAATCATTAGAATCCCTTGATCTATCGATAAATGATCTTTCTGGTAGCATTCCTGAGAGCTTATCGACTTTATATTCTTTGAGCTATTTGAATTTGTCATATAATAATCTTTCAGGAATGATACCATCTGGTAATCAACTCCAAACTTTTATTGATCCATCCATCTATATGGgtaatgctgacttatgtggacaacCAATTTCCAAAAGTTGTTTCAATAATAAAACAACTCAAAATATTATACAAGAGTATAAGAAAGAGATTCCCGAGTGGTTATGGTTCTATATCAACATGGTACTAGGATATGTGATGGGATTTTGGATCTTTTGTGGTATTCTCTTCCTCAAAGACACATGGAGGCATGTTTAtttccatatgattgatgatatgtATGATCGGTTCCGGGTCCAATGGCATTTAATCTTTTGA
- the LOC135671216 gene encoding receptor-like protein EIX2 — translation MPSSVGKLSNLTELNLAGNSVGGVLSEVHFENLTRLQELDLHDNSITISIRQSWVPPFQLRYVDLTKCQLGPQFPEWLQFQTQMEELYLADCKIAGTMPAWFGNISSSTIIFLDLSNNQIRGKLPSSLKFTKLERLHLESNRFEGPLPTMLPSTLQTLYLSNNSFTGQLPIWPHIQLVALSDNMLDGGLSSSICQWTYLEHLDLSNNKLLGEIPYCMGKSLQNLYFLNLDNNHISGEIPHTIGFLSELRLLQLKNNSFSGDVPLSLKNCTKLQFLDLAQNNLVGSIMLWMGENLRQLVVLRLRSNMFFGVIPW, via the coding sequence ATGCCTTCCTCCGTTGGTAAGTTGTCTAATCTCACTGAATTGAATCTCGCTGGAAATTCTGTTGGAGGTGTCCTTTCAGAAGTTCATTTTGAGAATCTTACAAGATTGCAAGAGTTGGACTTGCATGACAACTCCATCACCATATCCATTAGACAGAGTTGGGTCCCCCCTTTCCAACTCAGATATGTAGATTTAACCAAATGTCAGTTGGGACCTCAATTTCCAGAATGGTTGCAGTTCCAAACACAGATGGAAGAATTATATTTGGCAGACTGTAAAATTGCAGGGACAATGCCCGCTTGGTTTgggaatatttcatcttctaccatCATATTTTTAGACCTTTCCAACAACCAAATAAGAGGCAAGCTGCCATCTTCTTTAAAGTTCACCAAGTTGGAAAGATTACATTTGGAATCCAACAGATTTGAAGGTCCATTGCCAACGATGCTACCGTCTACACTTCAAACTCTATACCTCTCCAATAATTCCTTTACAGGGCAATTGCCGATATGGCCCCATATTCAATTAGTGGCACTCTCAGATAACATGCTTGATGGGGGTTTATCTTCATCAATCTGTCAATGGACATATCTCGAACACCTTGACCTTTCGAACAATAAATTACTTGGTGAAATCCCTTATTGTATGGGAAAATCATTACAAAATCTTTATTTCTTGAATTTGGACAACAATCACATTTCGGGTGAAATTCCACACACGATCGGTTTTTTAAGTGAGCTTCGGCTATTGCAACTGAAAAATAACAGTTTTTCGGGTGACGTTCCTTTGTCATTGAAAAATTGTACAAAGTTACAGTTTCTTGATCTGGCTCAAAATAATCTTGTCGGAAGTATAATGCTATGGATGGGAGAAAATCTACGACAACTGGTAGTACTTCGTCTGCGTTCAAATATGTTTTTTGGAGTTATTCCTTGGTAA
- the LOC135671265 gene encoding probable LRR receptor-like serine/threonine-protein kinase At1g51880 — protein MVKGTSSEESMSANSGSRSHGMKEFQAEALLLSRVHHWNLVSLIGYCRDSNQLGLVYEYAARGSLRDHLSDKTGNSQTLSWRERIRIAVEAAQGLEYLHNGCVPPIIHRDVKTNNILLTNI, from the exons ATGGTCAAAGGGACATCATCTGAGGAGTCCATGTCTGCAAATTCTGGCTCCAGATCACATGGGATGAAAGAGTTTCAAGCCGAG GCTCTTCTCTTATCGAGGGTCCATCACTGGAACTTAGTGTCTTTGATCGGGTACTGTAGAGACAGCAACCAACTTGGACTTGTTTATGAATATGCTGCTCGTGGAAGTCTTAGAGATCATCTTTCAG ATAAAACTGGAAATAGTCAAACATTGAGTTGGAGAGAACGAATTCGGATAGCAGTGGAAGCCGCACAAG GTCTGGAGTATCTACACAACGGATGTGTGCCACCTATAATCCATAGAGATGTGAAGACTAACAATATCCTCTTAACTAACATATGA